Proteins from a genomic interval of Paenibacillus sp. FSL H8-0048:
- a CDS encoding SDR family oxidoreductase, with protein sequence MSPNIAKKQRFQGKTAIITGAGSGIGRAAAIQLAREGANVALFDLVNERTSVLEQKLNKLRKDCALAIDVDTSDAGRMEEAVRRTVEHFGGLDIVFANAGINGVVGPIEELSVDDWEKTLSVNLTGTFLTLKYSIPHLKEKGKGSIIITSSINGNSRFTSFGWSPYSTTKAGQVAFAKMAALELAKFKIRVNVICPGAIATNIDESTEWNDDVESIVIPIEFPEGAQPLADGPGKPENVADLVAFLASDESIHITGSQIVIDGAESLLS encoded by the coding sequence ATGAGCCCCAATATAGCTAAGAAGCAGCGTTTTCAGGGGAAAACAGCCATCATTACAGGTGCGGGCTCGGGAATCGGCAGAGCGGCAGCGATCCAGCTGGCACGTGAAGGCGCGAATGTAGCCTTGTTCGATTTGGTGAACGAACGTACCTCTGTCCTGGAACAGAAGCTGAACAAGCTGCGCAAGGACTGTGCTTTAGCCATTGATGTGGATACTTCGGATGCCGGCCGGATGGAGGAAGCGGTACGCAGAACCGTGGAGCATTTCGGAGGTCTGGATATTGTGTTCGCCAATGCAGGCATTAACGGAGTGGTCGGGCCGATTGAGGAGCTGAGCGTAGATGATTGGGAGAAAACCCTGTCGGTCAACCTCACAGGTACCTTCCTGACGCTGAAATACAGCATTCCCCACCTGAAGGAGAAGGGTAAAGGAAGCATTATTATTACCAGCTCGATTAACGGCAACAGCAGATTTACCAGCTTTGGCTGGTCACCATATAGTACCACTAAGGCCGGTCAGGTCGCTTTTGCCAAGATGGCTGCACTGGAGCTGGCCAAGTTCAAAATCCGCGTGAATGTCATTTGCCCGGGAGCGATTGCCACGAATATCGACGAGAGCACGGAGTGGAACGATGATGTGGAATCGATTGTCATTCCAATTGAATTCCCTGAAGGAGCACAGCCGCTTGCAGACGGACCGGGCAAGCCGGAGAATGTCGCCGATCTGGTCGCCTTCCTGGCCTCGGATGAATCCATTCATATTACCGGCTCGCAGATTGTGATTGACGGTGCGGAGTCGCTGCTGTCTTAG
- a CDS encoding alpha-E domain-containing protein: MLNRNAEALFWIGRYIERAENHARLIDVHYHIQQEEDFQEEGHKWSRLIDALGVRSEYLRQFESFNEQDVLSFITLDMGNTNSLFSCVHQARNNLRTLRQHLPSELWDIVNGFNLWLGEQSVADIMRGPHPFYQQVKERAAMFLGAEQSVMLRGNEWHFIESGRFLERAENTTRILQTVTVSCRSKDISSIYTQLQAVLKSVSGYQSFRRYYADDMSPECILEFLIVNPLFPRSIRFSFHKLEEHLAKLELDTAEKGSGHEKVIRQAGKIKAELDYMEKDEMSGDLALDVLDALMISCQRLGRTMDGAFFRREGVSV, from the coding sequence ATGCTGAATCGCAATGCAGAGGCTTTATTCTGGATCGGCCGGTATATTGAACGGGCTGAGAATCACGCCCGGCTGATCGACGTACATTACCATATCCAGCAGGAAGAGGATTTCCAGGAAGAGGGCCATAAGTGGTCGCGCCTGATTGACGCGCTTGGGGTGCGAAGCGAGTATCTGCGTCAGTTTGAGAGCTTCAACGAGCAGGATGTATTGTCCTTCATCACACTAGATATGGGGAATACCAACTCTCTATTCTCCTGTGTGCATCAGGCAAGGAACAATCTGCGCACCCTGCGCCAGCATCTGCCGAGTGAGCTGTGGGATATTGTCAACGGCTTCAACCTGTGGCTCGGGGAGCAGTCGGTAGCGGATATCATGCGCGGTCCCCATCCATTCTATCAGCAGGTCAAGGAACGGGCGGCGATGTTCCTCGGTGCGGAGCAATCGGTGATGCTGCGGGGCAATGAATGGCATTTCATCGAGAGCGGCCGGTTTCTGGAGCGGGCAGAGAACACAACGCGTATTCTGCAGACTGTCACGGTATCCTGCAGATCAAAGGATATCAGCTCTATCTATACCCAGCTTCAGGCTGTGTTGAAATCGGTGAGCGGCTACCAGTCCTTCCGCCGGTATTATGCCGATGATATGTCGCCGGAGTGCATTCTGGAATTCCTGATCGTCAACCCGCTGTTCCCCCGTTCGATCCGCTTCTCGTTCCACAAGCTGGAGGAGCATCTGGCCAAGCTGGAGCTGGACACAGCAGAGAAGGGCTCGGGGCATGAGAAGGTGATCCGGCAGGCGGGTAAGATCAAGGCGGAGCTGGATTATATGGAGAAGGATGAGATGTCCGGGGACCTGGCCCTGGATGTGCTGGATGCACTCATGATATCCTGTCAGAGGCTCGGCAGAACGATGGACGGTGCTTTTTTTCGCCGTGAAGGAGTCTCGGTATGA
- the smc gene encoding chromosome segregation protein SMC, translating into MFLKRIELAGFKSFADKTEMEFVRGITAVVGPNGSGKSNISDGIRWVLGEQSAKSLRGGKMEDIIFAGSDARKAVNYGEVSLTLDNEDHVLPLDFSEVTVTRRVHRSGDSEYLINKQACRLKDITELFMDTGIGREAYSIIGQGRIEEILSTRSEDRRGIFEEASGIVKYKSRKKDAGRKLDETEQNLLRIHDLISELEDQVGPLKDQSEKAIRYKELREQLKHLEISVYVHQIEGIHTSWQEGNARLEVLKTEQLELSTVVSAHDAKLESGRAELRSLEQEVEKLQEQLLRSSEANEKSEGYGELLKERRRNLEQNREQLMQTLGSVGERSEGRQRELAELEHKLKQTRQALEELRAQLADEESKLQGVAGGISQSKEEKLKSALLELMNLMAQARNEIRYADQQKESLERRMSRSQEESGKWTARLQELVSAQSGLKDRITALGKEIGLLRGAYITESEQTGKRQKLLEETQSGLRKWEQKREAQVSRHETMKEMQDDFDGFMLGVKEVLKGARKGQLNGVHGAVAELISVPEKLEMAIETAMGASLQHVVMENEAVSRQAIAFLKQRQLGRATFLPLDVIRPRQITGSDRSMVQGAEGFVGIGSELVGYEDKYSSIIGSLLGNVVIAESLEQANRIAAKCQYRYRVVTLEGDVVNAGGSMTGGSQHKKNNSLLSRKRQLDQLSGEIEESEQQIAKLKQGISRLRAEQDKGSEKLDQLRHDGDEKRLEEQRVSGDLKQLEQELRHVQEQVEGAGAERSGFEQEVRGLDEARKQAEAELARLEKEEQEAHAAIRSAESDRKANESAKEELQGKLTGMKVTEGKLDQEIFSLEEQLRRMRQDAGSQEKELRQSRSLLMTIEQDLEENARETVKQKEEVNSLRLSKEDTSARLDLARADRAAISRKLELAEGETKDQRQALRAVEDKLRSTEVAVGRLDVELDNILRKLSDDYELSYELAKQRYPVPEDVPAAQLEVQRLKRSITGLGEVNLGAIEEYQRVHERYTFLSGQKDDLVEAKTTLYHVIREMEEEMSKRFKQTFDAIRREFGTVFTKLFGGGRADLQLLDPEHMLDTGIDIVAQPPGKKLQNLQLLSGGERALTAMALLFAILQVKPVPFCVLDEVEAALDEANVVRFAQYLREFSEQTQFIVVTHRKGTMEEADVLYGVTMEEGGVSKLVSVRLEDEEAEIA; encoded by the coding sequence ATGTTTCTGAAACGGATTGAATTGGCAGGCTTCAAATCATTTGCCGACAAAACAGAGATGGAATTTGTACGCGGAATTACGGCCGTAGTCGGCCCGAACGGTAGCGGAAAAAGTAACATATCCGACGGCATCCGCTGGGTGCTTGGCGAGCAGAGTGCCAAATCCCTGCGCGGCGGCAAGATGGAGGATATTATATTTGCCGGAAGTGATGCCCGCAAGGCGGTCAACTACGGCGAGGTCTCGCTGACGCTGGATAATGAGGATCATGTGCTGCCGCTGGATTTCAGCGAGGTGACCGTGACCCGGCGTGTCCACCGCAGCGGCGACAGTGAATATCTGATCAATAAGCAGGCCTGCAGGCTGAAGGATATTACAGAGCTGTTCATGGATACCGGTATCGGCCGTGAAGCCTATTCGATTATCGGACAAGGCCGGATTGAAGAGATTCTCAGTACCCGTTCGGAAGACCGGAGGGGGATTTTTGAAGAGGCTTCAGGTATTGTAAAATATAAGTCGCGCAAAAAGGACGCCGGCCGCAAGCTCGATGAGACCGAGCAGAATTTGCTGCGTATTCATGACCTGATCAGTGAACTGGAGGATCAGGTGGGACCGCTGAAGGACCAGTCCGAGAAGGCGATAAGATACAAGGAGCTGCGGGAGCAGCTGAAGCATCTGGAGATTTCGGTATATGTGCATCAGATCGAAGGCATACATACTTCCTGGCAGGAGGGCAATGCCCGCCTGGAGGTGCTTAAGACGGAGCAGTTGGAGCTGTCCACTGTGGTCTCTGCCCATGATGCCAAGCTGGAGAGCGGCCGGGCGGAGCTGCGGAGTCTGGAGCAGGAAGTGGAGAAGCTGCAGGAACAGCTTCTGCGCAGCAGCGAAGCCAACGAGAAGAGCGAAGGCTACGGAGAGCTGCTGAAGGAGCGCCGCAGGAATCTGGAGCAGAACCGGGAACAGCTCATGCAGACTTTGGGCTCTGTAGGCGAACGTTCCGAGGGGCGGCAGCGTGAGCTGGCGGAGCTTGAGCATAAGCTGAAGCAGACCCGGCAAGCGCTGGAAGAGCTGCGGGCACAGCTGGCGGATGAGGAATCGAAGCTGCAGGGTGTGGCCGGAGGCATCAGCCAGAGCAAGGAAGAGAAGCTCAAGAGTGCTCTGCTTGAGCTGATGAACCTGATGGCCCAGGCGCGCAACGAGATCCGCTATGCGGATCAGCAGAAGGAGAGCCTGGAGCGGCGGATGAGCCGCAGCCAGGAGGAGAGCGGCAAGTGGACAGCCCGGCTGCAGGAGCTGGTCTCCGCACAGAGCGGACTGAAGGATAGGATTACCGCGCTCGGCAAGGAAATCGGACTGCTGCGCGGCGCGTACATTACGGAGAGCGAGCAGACCGGCAAACGGCAGAAGCTGCTTGAAGAGACGCAGAGCGGCCTGCGCAAATGGGAGCAGAAGCGCGAAGCCCAGGTGTCCCGGCATGAGACGATGAAGGAAATGCAGGATGATTTTGACGGCTTCATGCTTGGGGTCAAAGAGGTGCTGAAGGGCGCGCGGAAAGGACAGCTAAATGGCGTACACGGGGCAGTGGCCGAGTTGATCTCTGTTCCCGAGAAGCTGGAAATGGCGATTGAGACCGCTATGGGCGCTTCCTTGCAGCATGTGGTTATGGAGAATGAAGCGGTGTCCCGGCAGGCGATTGCTTTCCTGAAGCAGCGTCAGCTCGGGCGTGCGACCTTCCTCCCGCTGGATGTTATCCGGCCCCGGCAGATTACCGGCAGTGACCGCAGTATGGTTCAAGGTGCTGAAGGGTTCGTCGGTATCGGTTCAGAGCTGGTTGGCTATGAAGACAAGTACAGCAGTATTATCGGAAGCCTGCTAGGCAATGTCGTGATCGCTGAGAGTCTGGAGCAGGCGAACCGTATTGCGGCCAAGTGCCAATACCGTTACAGAGTGGTTACACTTGAAGGCGATGTGGTCAATGCAGGCGGTTCGATGACGGGCGGCAGCCAGCACAAGAAGAACAACAGCCTGCTTAGCCGCAAGCGTCAGCTTGACCAGCTCTCCGGCGAGATTGAAGAGAGCGAGCAGCAGATTGCCAAGCTGAAGCAGGGCATTAGCCGCTTGCGCGCTGAACAGGACAAAGGCTCCGAGAAGCTGGATCAGCTGAGGCATGACGGTGACGAGAAGCGGCTGGAGGAACAGCGCGTATCCGGCGATCTGAAGCAGCTGGAGCAGGAACTGCGGCATGTGCAGGAGCAGGTCGAAGGCGCAGGCGCGGAGCGGAGCGGCTTCGAGCAGGAGGTCCGCGGGCTGGACGAGGCCCGTAAGCAAGCTGAAGCTGAGCTGGCCCGGCTGGAGAAGGAAGAGCAGGAGGCGCATGCAGCGATCCGCAGTGCCGAATCGGACCGTAAGGCGAATGAGTCGGCCAAGGAAGAGCTGCAGGGCAAGCTGACCGGGATGAAGGTCACGGAGGGCAAGCTGGATCAGGAGATCTTCTCGCTGGAGGAGCAGCTGCGCCGGATGAGGCAGGACGCCGGCTCCCAGGAGAAGGAGCTGCGCCAGAGCCGCAGCCTGCTTATGACTATCGAGCAGGATCTGGAAGAGAATGCACGGGAGACTGTGAAGCAGAAGGAAGAGGTCAACAGTCTGCGGCTCAGCAAGGAAGATACGTCTGCGAGGCTTGACCTGGCCCGTGCCGACCGCGCGGCGATCTCGCGCAAGCTGGAGCTGGCCGAAGGTGAGACCAAAGACCAGCGTCAGGCGCTCCGGGCAGTCGAAGACAAGCTCCGTTCCACGGAGGTTGCCGTTGGCCGGCTCGATGTGGAGCTGGACAATATCCTCCGCAAGCTGAGCGATGACTACGAGCTGAGCTACGAGCTGGCGAAACAGCGTTATCCGGTGCCGGAGGATGTGCCTGCGGCACAGCTGGAGGTGCAGCGTCTGAAACGCAGCATCACGGGGCTGGGCGAGGTGAACCTTGGCGCGATTGAGGAGTATCAGCGGGTGCATGAACGCTATACCTTCCTCAGCGGGCAAAAGGATGATCTGGTGGAAGCCAAAACGACGCTGTATCATGTCATCCGTGAGATGGAAGAGGAGATGTCCAAGCGCTTCAAGCAGACCTTCGATGCCATCCGCCGCGAGTTCGGCACGGTGTTCACGAAGCTGTTCGGCGGCGGCCGGGCAGATCTGCAGCTGCTGGACCCTGAGCATATGCTCGATACAGGGATTGATATCGTTGCCCAGCCGCCGGGCAAGAAGCTGCAGAACCTCCAGCTTCTCTCTGGCGGAGAACGCGCCTTGACTGCGATGGCTCTGCTGTTCGCTATTCTGCAGGTCAAGCCGGTGCCGTTCTGCGTCCTGGATGAGGTGGAAGCGGCGCTGGATGAAGCTAATGTGGTGCGCTTCGCCCAGTACCTGCGCGAATTCTCGGAGCAGACGCAGTTCATCGTAGTGACCCACCGCAAGGGAACGATGGAGGAAGCTGACGTACTCTATGGCGTGACGATGGAGGAAGGCGGCGTATCCAAGCTCGTATCCGTGCGGCTGGAGGATGAAGAGGCTGAGATAGCTTAA
- a CDS encoding transglutaminase family protein produces MKIQIHHTTTYSYPEPVTDSVNEIRLTPRTNYRQSCYHHEVEVHPAANLLTYEDFFGNRVHAYSVNKPHTEMVIHTKATVVTLDKAQGTDLPHIPLEEQVKLLNDEKFQNRYIEFILPTRYTEVTPELVEFASQHPFEDAEDMYEWTRKLSSTIYEQFTYDPEATSVNTTVKRALMLKRGVCQDYAHLMIAVCRSVGLPSRYVSGYHFVGDLQGGNANFEQASHAWVETHIPGTGWLGFDPTNNVEVNWRYIKLGHGRDYKDIVPVKGVYRGAAGTLTVKVDVRQLEN; encoded by the coding sequence ATGAAAATACAAATTCATCACACAACCACCTACAGCTATCCCGAGCCGGTGACGGACAGTGTCAATGAGATCCGGCTGACGCCGCGCACAAACTACCGGCAATCCTGTTATCATCATGAAGTAGAGGTGCATCCGGCGGCCAACCTGCTGACCTATGAGGATTTCTTCGGCAACCGGGTCCATGCCTATTCGGTCAATAAGCCGCACACGGAGATGGTGATTCACACCAAAGCGACCGTGGTCACGCTCGACAAGGCGCAGGGCACGGATCTGCCGCATATTCCGCTGGAGGAGCAGGTGAAGCTGCTGAATGACGAGAAGTTTCAGAACCGGTATATAGAGTTTATTCTGCCTACCCGGTACACCGAGGTGACGCCGGAGCTGGTGGAATTCGCGTCGCAGCATCCTTTTGAGGACGCCGAGGATATGTATGAATGGACCCGGAAGCTGTCGTCCACGATCTATGAGCAGTTTACGTACGATCCTGAGGCGACCAGCGTCAATACAACGGTAAAAAGAGCGCTGATGCTCAAACGCGGAGTCTGCCAGGACTATGCGCATCTGATGATTGCGGTCTGCCGCAGCGTCGGCTTGCCCTCGCGTTATGTGAGCGGGTACCATTTTGTCGGGGATCTGCAGGGGGGCAATGCGAACTTCGAACAGGCCTCCCATGCTTGGGTGGAGACACATATTCCGGGTACAGGCTGGCTGGGCTTCGATCCGACCAATAATGTTGAAGTGAACTGGCGTTACATCAAGCTGGGGCATGGACGTGATTATAAGGATATTGTTCCGGTCAAAGGTGTATACCGCGGAGCAGCAGGCACGCTTACCGTTAAGGTGGATGTACGGCAGCTGGAGAATTGA
- the ftsY gene encoding signal recognition particle-docking protein FtsY: MSFFKKLKDSISGKTESVTKQFRDGLEKTRKGFVEKVSDLIIRRKKIDEEFYEELEEILIGADVGVNTVMNLVEELRAEVKQKRIEDAAELQPILSRKLMELLRGDDDNSLNENPDGITVILFVGVNGVGKTTTIGKLAHRYKQEGKKVLLAAGDTFRAGAIEQLEVWGKRAGVDVIKQQSGSDPAAVMYDAVQAAKQRSVDVLICDTAGRLQNKSNLMEELNKIFRVIQREIPSAPHEVLMVLDATTGQNALTQAKLFGEKSGVTGLVLTKLDGTAKGGIVVAIRQEMNLPVKLVGLGEKMEDLQPFDSDQFVHALFAGMISEEEADSGE; this comes from the coding sequence ATGAGTTTTTTCAAAAAACTAAAAGACAGCATCTCCGGCAAAACGGAAAGCGTAACGAAACAGTTCCGCGACGGTCTGGAGAAAACACGCAAGGGCTTCGTTGAGAAGGTCTCTGATCTGATTATCCGCCGCAAAAAGATAGATGAAGAGTTCTACGAGGAGCTGGAAGAGATTCTGATCGGCGCTGATGTAGGCGTGAATACGGTCATGAATCTGGTGGAGGAGCTGCGCGCCGAAGTGAAGCAGAAGCGGATCGAGGACGCGGCGGAGCTTCAGCCGATTCTCTCCCGCAAGCTGATGGAGCTGCTGCGCGGCGATGACGACAACAGTCTGAACGAGAATCCGGACGGCATTACCGTGATCCTGTTCGTTGGTGTGAACGGAGTCGGGAAGACGACGACCATCGGCAAGCTGGCGCATCGCTACAAGCAGGAAGGCAAAAAGGTTCTGCTGGCAGCTGGCGACACCTTCCGTGCCGGAGCGATTGAGCAGCTTGAAGTGTGGGGCAAGCGTGCCGGAGTGGATGTGATCAAGCAGCAGTCGGGCTCGGACCCGGCTGCTGTGATGTATGATGCGGTTCAGGCTGCCAAGCAGCGCAGTGTGGATGTGCTGATCTGCGATACGGCAGGCCGGCTGCAGAATAAGAGCAATCTGATGGAAGAGCTGAACAAGATCTTCCGTGTCATCCAGCGCGAGATTCCAAGCGCACCGCATGAGGTGCTGATGGTGCTGGATGCGACCACCGGACAGAATGCGCTGACCCAGGCTAAGCTGTTCGGCGAGAAGAGCGGTGTGACTGGTCTCGTACTGACGAAGCTTGATGGAACGGCGAAGGGCGGTATTGTGGTAGCGATCCGCCAGGAAATGAACCTGCCGGTGAAGCTGGTCGGCCTCGGCGAGAAAATGGAAGATCTCCAGCCGTTCGACTCCGACCAGTTCGTGCACGCCCTGTTCGCAGGCATGATCTCGGAGGAAGAAGCTGACTCCGGGGAATAA
- the rnc gene encoding ribonuclease III, which translates to MKGDLKQLQSQLQIQFHDPVLLKQAFTHASYVNEHRFNQHQDNERLEFLGDAVLELTVSEYLYNLLPDRPEGELTKLRAAIVCEPSLVRFAETLGFGRYVLLGKGEELTGGRTRPALLADVFEAFVGALYLDQGLETARRFLDNHVFPLVETDGKLQMQMSDFKTELQELIQHHGMGTLEYRIIEERGPAHEREFVSEVYMASRSLGSGSGRSKKEAEQQAAAAALLLLKEDGA; encoded by the coding sequence GTGAAAGGAGACCTGAAGCAGTTACAAAGCCAACTTCAAATCCAATTTCACGATCCTGTACTTCTGAAGCAGGCTTTCACCCATGCATCTTATGTGAACGAACACCGGTTCAATCAGCATCAGGACAACGAGCGCCTGGAGTTCCTGGGTGATGCGGTGCTTGAGCTGACGGTGTCCGAATATCTGTATAATCTGCTCCCGGACAGACCCGAGGGAGAATTGACCAAGCTGCGTGCTGCGATTGTCTGTGAGCCGTCGCTGGTCCGGTTCGCCGAGACCTTGGGCTTCGGGCGGTATGTATTGCTGGGAAAAGGGGAAGAGCTTACGGGCGGGCGTACCCGCCCGGCTCTGCTGGCTGATGTGTTCGAAGCCTTTGTGGGAGCGCTCTATCTCGATCAGGGTCTGGAAACGGCCCGGAGATTCCTGGATAATCACGTATTCCCGCTGGTTGAAACCGACGGTAAGCTGCAAATGCAGATGAGCGACTTCAAGACAGAGCTTCAGGAACTGATACAGCATCATGGGATGGGTACGCTGGAATATCGGATTATTGAAGAACGCGGACCGGCGCATGAGCGTGAGTTCGTCTCAGAAGTATATATGGCCAGCCGTTCACTCGGCAGCGGCAGCGGCCGCTCCAAGAAGGAAGCCGAGCAGCAGGCAGCCGCAGCGGCGTTATTGCTTCTAAAGGAAGACGGTGCCTGA
- a CDS encoding DUF2087 domain-containing protein has protein sequence MVQLVKENEVVRISEKFWNASIAELKQGYNAETEERTEKYYCLVCGAAFEKGLIYKDGVQYYEAEKFAAQHVDRVHGGMFNWLLTLDKKLSGLTELQKGLLQAFRQSLSDAEAAKELGIGSTSTVRNHRFTLREKVKQAKLFLAVMELAEEKPGASSPFVSIPRTAVMVDERFAITEQENAEILGNYFKQGPDGPLSEFPKRQKRKAAILRHLLQRFETGRRYSEKEINAVLEAAYPDYVTLRRYLIDYGLLSREEDGSSYWVNL, from the coding sequence ATGGTCCAGTTGGTTAAGGAGAATGAGGTGGTGCGGATATCGGAGAAATTCTGGAATGCATCGATTGCAGAATTGAAGCAGGGCTATAATGCGGAGACGGAAGAGCGGACGGAAAAATATTATTGTCTGGTCTGCGGTGCTGCCTTCGAGAAGGGCTTGATCTATAAGGATGGCGTGCAGTATTACGAAGCGGAGAAGTTCGCAGCTCAGCACGTAGACAGGGTTCATGGCGGGATGTTCAACTGGCTGCTGACACTGGACAAGAAGCTGAGCGGGTTGACCGAATTGCAAAAGGGGCTGCTGCAGGCCTTCCGCCAAAGTCTTAGCGATGCAGAAGCAGCCAAGGAGCTGGGAATCGGCAGCACCTCTACGGTGCGTAACCACCGGTTCACGCTTCGCGAGAAGGTGAAGCAGGCCAAGCTGTTTTTGGCGGTTATGGAGCTGGCGGAGGAGAAGCCGGGAGCATCATCGCCTTTTGTGAGTATTCCGCGTACGGCTGTGATGGTCGATGAACGGTTCGCGATTACCGAGCAGGAGAACGCCGAGATTCTGGGCAACTATTTCAAACAAGGGCCGGACGGCCCGTTGTCAGAGTTCCCTAAGCGGCAGAAGCGGAAAGCGGCTATTCTGCGCCATTTGCTGCAGCGTTTTGAGACCGGGCGCAGGTACAGTGAGAAGGAAATCAATGCGGTGCTTGAAGCGGCTTACCCCGATTACGTGACGCTCCGGCGGTATCTGATTGATTACGGGCTGCTGTCCCGTGAAGAAGACGGAAGCAGCTACTGGGTGAATTTATAA
- a CDS encoding circularly permuted type 2 ATP-grasp protein produces the protein MSKLDPLPGLSPYPLQHFYDEMYADERSVRPHYKHVNRMFSGMSPEELQGKQKLMQRRMMEEGITFTLYNPAQDQPMERTIPFDMIPRIIPKGEWERLEAGIVQRITALNLFIHDIYHEQYIVKDGIVPRRMIISNCYFRPEMSGLRVPGGAYITTSGIDLIRHHDGEYYVLEDNLRTPSGFSYLFKGRSLMNQLFPELSFASSIRDVDHSLNRFLSVLRSLSPSRTKDPVIALLTPGEYNSAYYEHAFLAQQMGIHLVEGRDLVAQDHKIYLKVMNGLRRVDVLYRRLDDDFIDPLAFQPSSLLGVAGLMNAYRAGNIAIANAPGTGVADDKAMYVYVPDMIRYYLNEEPILSNVPTYLLSRPQERQYVLDHLSEMVVKETSLSGGYGMLIGSEATKEELIDFRLKILAEPERYIAQPIMSLSRAPVLAEGSMAPRHIDLRAFVLMGADRKPHVIPGGLTRVAMREGSLVVNSSQGGGVKDTWVMA, from the coding sequence ATGTCCAAACTAGATCCTTTGCCCGGTCTGTCTCCGTATCCGCTCCAGCATTTCTATGATGAGATGTATGCGGATGAACGGAGCGTACGGCCTCATTACAAGCATGTGAACCGCATGTTTTCCGGGATGAGCCCCGAAGAGCTGCAAGGCAAGCAGAAGCTGATGCAGCGTCGGATGATGGAAGAAGGCATTACCTTTACGCTGTATAATCCGGCACAGGATCAGCCGATGGAGCGGACGATTCCGTTCGACATGATTCCGCGCATTATCCCCAAGGGTGAATGGGAACGGCTGGAGGCGGGCATCGTGCAGCGGATTACCGCACTGAATCTGTTCATTCATGATATTTACCATGAGCAATACATCGTGAAGGACGGTATAGTACCGCGGCGGATGATCATTTCGAACTGTTATTTCCGGCCGGAAATGTCCGGACTCCGCGTACCCGGCGGTGCGTACATCACCACTTCAGGAATCGATCTGATCCGGCATCATGACGGCGAGTATTATGTGCTTGAGGATAATCTGCGCACACCCTCCGGCTTCTCGTATCTGTTCAAGGGCAGATCGCTCATGAACCAGCTGTTTCCTGAGTTGTCGTTTGCCAGCTCCATCCGCGATGTGGACCACAGCCTGAACCGTTTCCTCTCTGTGCTGCGCAGTCTGTCCCCGTCCCGGACCAAAGATCCGGTCATTGCTCTGCTGACACCGGGGGAATACAATTCGGCATATTATGAACATGCTTTTCTGGCGCAGCAGATGGGCATTCATCTCGTTGAAGGCCGCGACCTGGTCGCGCAGGACCACAAAATCTACCTGAAGGTGATGAACGGGCTGCGCAGGGTCGATGTGCTGTACCGCCGGCTGGATGATGATTTCATTGATCCGCTGGCTTTTCAGCCGAGCTCGCTGCTTGGGGTTGCAGGTCTGATGAATGCTTACCGGGCAGGAAATATAGCGATTGCCAATGCGCCGGGAACCGGGGTAGCAGATGACAAGGCCATGTATGTGTATGTACCGGACATGATCCGCTATTACCTTAATGAAGAGCCGATTCTGAGCAATGTGCCGACCTATCTGCTGTCACGGCCGCAAGAGCGCCAGTATGTGCTGGATCATCTGTCTGAAATGGTGGTGAAGGAGACATCTCTTTCCGGGGGCTACGGCATGCTGATCGGAAGTGAGGCCACGAAGGAGGAACTTATAGACTTCCGGCTCAAAATACTGGCCGAACCGGAGCGTTATATCGCTCAGCCGATTATGTCGCTGTCCCGTGCGCCAGTCTTGGCAGAAGGCAGTATGGCTCCGCGGCATATCGATCTGAGAGCATTTGTGCTGATGGGGGCTGACCGCAAGCCGCATGTCATACCAGGAGGGCTGACCCGGGTGGCGATGCGTGAAGGCTCGCTGGTCGTGAATTCCTCTCAAGGGGGCGGAGTAAAGGATACCTGGGTAATGGCCTAG